The following coding sequences are from one Tubulanus polymorphus chromosome 12, tnTubPoly1.2, whole genome shotgun sequence window:
- the LOC141914145 gene encoding uncharacterized protein LOC141914145 gives MSFECFICEKIEQEPFRCDDCHPFATYCLECSINLHTYLPFHRLKQWQAMDGFFNHVCPREPPLLSRLPCNCTLIEEKIITVFDSYGRCDAKKVQHCECQSLPIALTNHRLWPASPSQPTYAASFDFLKLFTTLQIEGQLSARAFADTYAVMNAYSLDQVSQLYRLLTSESLSRFRLITCEEYLLSKSYTYKRCLACPEDNGKLFVSADANFGLVRKKNAGRSYSTPQILRPIFLDQGNVDSYVLRCCDTSKLDDGECNNFQAGTDIRAKNKAVNLDYTGVMGLACSRHEIPLAMLNLRHGERLSYVVSLLNHMVAELQVEHNQLELVVMYDIACVLQKYLKKPDISRMLPGNLQFAIPLFHCYGHQANCQTNLSPRRLENFGLTDGETMERFWSYIRRFAQITKEQTPNRRLELLTLAAQHYTWKKMNKIEFALFERFKRADVAIEQAEKELADISLIIPEIATGRDDIFEQWNFQEKVSVTHKRDKGKSYGMVLTSLTLSMLIIINEIPLSCAGPFRGCEHVALN, from the exons ATGTCGTTTGAATGTTTTATCTGCGAAAAAATCGAACAAGAGCCTTTTCGATGTGATGATTGTCATCCATTTGCTACATACTGTTTGGAATGCAGCATAAACTTACATACATATTTGCCTTTCCATCGATTGAAGCAGTGGCAAGCT ATGGATGGTTTTTTTAACCATGTGTGTCCTAGGGAGCCACCCCTCCTCAGCAGATTACCATGCAATTGTACCTtgattgaagaaaaaattattaCAGTCTTCGATTCTTATG GTCGATGTGATGCGAAAAAAGTTCAGCACTGCGAATGTCAAAGTCTACCTATTGCTTTAACCAATCATCGTTTGTGGCCTGCATCTCCTTCCCAGCCAACATACGCtgcatcatttgattttctcaaACTTTTTACGACTCTCCAAATAGAAGGTCAGCTGTCAGCAAGAGCATTTGCAGACACGTATGCTGTGATGAACGCTTATTCGCTTGACCAG GTCTCACAGTTGTATAGACTGCTGACAAGTGAGAGTCTGAGTAGATTTAGATTGATAACTTGTGAGGAATATCTGTTGTCGAAATCTTACACTTATAAGCGGTGCTTGGCTTGTCCTGAG GATAATGGTAAACTTTTTGTGTCAGCTGATGCTAATTTTGGATTGGTTCGGAAAAAGAATGCAGGAAGGAGTTACTCTACCCCACAAATCTTAAGACCAATATTTTTAGACCAAGGCAATGTAGATTCGTATGTTTTGAGATGTTGTGATACATCCAAACTTGATGATGGt GAATGTAATAATTTCCAGGCAGGAACAGACATCCGTGCCAAAAACAAAGCTGTCAATTTGGATTATACTGGTGTGATGGGTTTGGCATGTTCACGACATGAGATTCCACTAGCGATGCTAAATCTAAGGCACGGTGAAAG GCTCAGTTACGTTGTTTCGCTGTTGAATCATATGGTTGCAGAGCTGCAAGTTGAGCATAATCAATTAGAATTGGTAGTTATGTATGACATAGCTTGTGTAttgcaaaaatatctaaag aaaCCAGATATTTCAAGAATGTTGCCGGGTAATCTCCAATTTGCCATTCCATTATTTCACTGCTATGGTCATCAAGCCAATTGTCAA ACAAACTTAAGTCCACGTCGCTTGGAAAATTTTGGTTTGACGGATGGAGAAACTATGGAACGATTTTGGTCTTATATCCGACGATTTGCTCAAATCACAAAGGAACAGACTCCAAATCGTAGGTTAGAGTTACTTACATTAGCAGCCCAGCATTATACATggaagaaaatgaataaaattg AATTCGCATTGTTTGAGCGGTTTAAGAGAGCAGATGTAGCTATAGAACAAGCAGAAAAGGAACTTGCCGATATATCATTGATAATTCCAG aaatagCTACTGGGAGAGATGATATCTTTGAACAGTGGAATTTCCAGGAAAAGGTATCAGTGACTCATAAAAGAGATAAAGGTAAAAGTTATGGCATGGTGTTAACAAGTTTAACTCTTTCCATGTTGATCATCATTAATGAAATTCCACTCAGCTGTGCTGGACCTTTTCGGGGTTGTGAACACGTGGCATTGAACTAA